A genome region from Geminicoccus roseus DSM 18922 includes the following:
- a CDS encoding AAA family ATPase yields the protein MNTDRAWFHALAAVARVYHPAPWIELYWAAVRDPQAPAFWQRDCRRCYPLDDALAWLEVLPRPLSEAEVGGLFIEIDPNAQGEREDEGDADELDQEGGEDGQDDGEEDGAEDEADPENGLDYGLDRYPPGRLKPLNLFVYSALMAELEGSAQERAGKLGRVTDGAAAHVKFLQRLGIQASFHYWSDERKGESYVGIYAFAPIEDPHTEEPNVDWDGCGQNIHYLLENPLERYAKRVASAPFTTTRLWELCGADFLPDPMGRWKSLAVPKAQLDRLAEDFYLIGEDPAAMLNMARYRGRQEVERRSWLVDGYVPFGVLTLLIGAPGTGKSTVLHELAAITAANDIEAAQRTWLGNLVTPRPEQGSVMYWSGEDALADFSGREERLTRGLGRSADYLTFMGGDRAALKRWMARFMVERNTPPAPHLLIIDSMRRYIDGNENDSSTVSEQLRDLIQFAEKTGCAVVGIHHTQKTGRPLSSLPDLKDGARGSTAFLAEPRMVLGLYRAKGLNWFGRVKANILDCPDETKGHPLVFDALSLRHFPAPEDAISSGRRKARAAADNGSTSAVEDDASRVLAAVGRLLSEGGRVTRTNKHGLWEQKPLELRGMSRKRVRALVDTLSDTGRLLVQDDGALALPSPEVPLAA from the coding sequence ATGAATACTGATCGTGCCTGGTTCCACGCCCTGGCGGCGGTGGCTCGCGTCTATCATCCAGCGCCCTGGATTGAACTCTATTGGGCAGCGGTGCGCGACCCGCAAGCCCCGGCCTTCTGGCAGCGCGACTGCAGGAGATGCTATCCGCTCGACGATGCGCTGGCGTGGCTCGAGGTCCTGCCGCGGCCGCTGTCGGAGGCCGAAGTGGGAGGGCTGTTCATCGAGATAGACCCCAACGCGCAGGGCGAGCGTGAGGACGAGGGAGACGCGGACGAACTCGACCAAGAGGGGGGCGAGGACGGGCAGGATGATGGTGAGGAAGACGGGGCCGAAGACGAGGCGGACCCGGAAAACGGGCTTGACTACGGCTTGGACCGGTATCCTCCTGGCCGGCTCAAGCCTCTCAACCTGTTCGTTTATTCTGCACTGATGGCGGAGCTTGAAGGGTCGGCGCAAGAACGGGCGGGTAAGTTGGGACGGGTGACTGATGGAGCCGCTGCACATGTCAAATTCCTGCAGAGGCTCGGCATCCAAGCATCCTTTCACTACTGGTCGGATGAGCGCAAGGGGGAGAGCTATGTCGGGATATACGCCTTTGCGCCGATCGAAGATCCGCACACGGAGGAACCGAATGTTGATTGGGACGGATGTGGACAAAATATCCACTACCTCCTGGAAAATCCCCTTGAGCGTTATGCGAAGCGCGTTGCCTCTGCTCCTTTCACTACAACCCGGCTGTGGGAACTGTGCGGAGCGGATTTTCTGCCCGATCCTATGGGACGCTGGAAGTCCCTAGCGGTGCCCAAGGCGCAGCTCGATAGGCTGGCGGAAGACTTCTATCTGATCGGCGAAGATCCTGCCGCGATGCTCAATATGGCGCGCTACCGTGGCCGCCAAGAGGTGGAAAGGCGGAGCTGGCTGGTCGACGGATACGTGCCGTTCGGGGTGCTCACTCTATTGATCGGAGCGCCCGGTACCGGGAAAAGCACGGTGCTTCACGAACTGGCAGCCATAACTGCTGCAAATGATATCGAGGCAGCACAGCGGACTTGGCTGGGCAATCTCGTGACGCCGCGGCCTGAACAAGGGAGCGTGATGTACTGGTCGGGAGAGGATGCACTGGCGGATTTCAGTGGGCGTGAGGAGCGATTGACCAGAGGCCTGGGGCGCTCCGCCGACTATCTGACCTTCATGGGCGGCGACCGTGCCGCGCTGAAGCGCTGGATGGCTCGGTTCATGGTCGAGCGCAATACGCCGCCAGCGCCCCATCTGCTGATCATCGATTCGATGCGGCGCTACATCGACGGGAACGAGAACGACTCGTCGACGGTCAGCGAGCAACTACGCGACCTCATCCAGTTCGCCGAGAAGACCGGCTGCGCCGTGGTGGGCATCCACCACACGCAGAAGACGGGGCGGCCGCTCAGCAGCCTTCCGGACCTGAAGGACGGTGCTCGGGGATCGACGGCCTTTCTGGCCGAGCCTCGCATGGTCCTGGGCCTCTACAGGGCGAAAGGCCTGAACTGGTTCGGGCGTGTCAAGGCGAACATCCTGGACTGCCCGGATGAGACCAAGGGCCACCCGCTGGTGTTTGACGCCCTGAGTCTTCGTCACTTTCCGGCACCTGAAGACGCGATTTCTTCTGGGCGGAGGAAGGCGCGAGCTGCCGCAGACAACGGCTCGACCAGCGCAGTGGAGGACGACGCATCACGCGTGCTCGCAGCTGTTGGACGCCTCCTGTCTGAAGGCGGGCGGGTCACGCGGACCAACAAGCATGGTCTTTGGGAGCAGAAACCCCTGGAACTGAGGGGAATGAGCCGAAAGCGGGTTCGCGCGCTGGTCGACACCCTGAGCGACACTGGCCGGCTGCTCGTCCAGGACGACGGAGCGCTCGCGCTGCCTAGTCCCGAGGTGCCTCTCGCCGCTTAA
- a CDS encoding DUF3309 family protein, whose product MLGTVLLIILILLLIGALPSWGYSRSWGYGPSGILGVVLIVVIVLLLMGRI is encoded by the coding sequence ATGCTCGGTACGGTTCTTCTCATCATCCTCATCCTGCTCTTGATCGGCGCCCTCCCGAGCTGGGGCTACAGCCGCAGCTGGGGCTACGGGCCGAGCGGCATTCTCGGCGTCGTGCTGATCGTCGTCATCGTCCTGCTGCTGATGGGCAGGATCTGA
- a CDS encoding HAD-IA family hydrolase produces the protein MARFDLVIFDCDGVLVDSEFVSIGKEVAALHLLGWPITMDEALELFVGLSQKSANEIIEAKLGRPLPEGWGQKLQAEVVEAFETELVAIPGIDHCLDRLTLPRCVASSSRPERIRRSLEITGLLQRLDPHLFSSTMVARGKPFPDLFELAASTLGHAPGRCVVIEDSPAGVQAAVAAGMAPIGFCGGRHANSDRWAQRLVDAGAETVLRDMHRLPDLLDELQHAG, from the coding sequence TTGGCGCGCTTCGACCTCGTGATCTTCGACTGCGACGGCGTCCTGGTGGACAGTGAGTTCGTTTCCATCGGCAAGGAGGTGGCGGCCCTGCATCTCCTGGGCTGGCCGATCACCATGGACGAAGCCCTGGAGCTGTTCGTCGGGCTCTCGCAGAAGAGCGCCAACGAGATCATCGAGGCAAAGCTCGGCCGGCCCCTTCCGGAAGGGTGGGGGCAGAAGCTGCAGGCGGAGGTGGTCGAGGCGTTCGAGACCGAACTCGTGGCGATCCCCGGCATCGACCACTGCCTGGACCGGCTGACGCTGCCGCGCTGCGTGGCGTCCTCGTCCCGTCCGGAGCGGATCCGCCGGTCGCTGGAGATCACCGGGCTCCTGCAAAGGCTCGACCCGCATCTGTTCAGCTCGACCATGGTGGCGCGCGGCAAGCCGTTCCCCGACCTGTTCGAGCTGGCCGCCTCGACCCTGGGCCATGCGCCGGGGCGCTGCGTGGTGATCGAGGACAGTCCCGCTGGCGTCCAGGCGGCGGTCGCGGCCGGGATGGCGCCGATCGGCTTTTGCGGCGGACGCCATGCCAACAGCGATCGCTGGGCGCAGCGGCTGGTGGATGCCGGGGCCGAGACGGTGCTCCGGGACATGCACCGCCTGCCCGATCTCCTGGACGAGTTGCAGCACGCCGGTTGA
- a CDS encoding helix-turn-helix domain-containing protein yields the protein MQSAIAVPVDAQAEGALAPKAWVRLEQMSSMADLLSEDDTARILRLQKQTLRKWAVWRKGPPRVKIGKSVFYRRTSLETWIAAQERDPAAALAQGRGGR from the coding sequence ATGCAGTCAGCAATTGCAGTGCCTGTGGATGCACAGGCCGAAGGCGCCCTTGCGCCGAAGGCTTGGGTTCGATTGGAGCAGATGTCGTCGATGGCCGATCTGCTGAGCGAGGATGACACCGCTCGTATCCTCCGCCTTCAGAAGCAGACGCTGCGAAAGTGGGCCGTCTGGAGAAAGGGCCCGCCGCGCGTGAAGATCGGCAAGAGCGTCTTCTATCGACGTACCAGCCTGGAGACATGGATCGCCGCTCAAGAGCGCGATCCGGCGGCAGCACTCGCCCAGGGAAGGGGTGGGCGATGA
- a CDS encoding heme-dependent oxidative N-demethylase family protein, whose amino-acid sequence MSDDPLPFLDGPWRLSMGLRRLEPDDWLRVDDAHDAQMRLRDRLLAERRAEVAAALPGSEAGCAETLALLLEFLPERFPERWTRDGQVMVDRRNGRRVALDGEPPLVIAGRLVQEDLCLMRKGPDGYELSAAVLCFPSHWRLAEKLGRPMAGIHAPVPAFGERLGPTVDRFMAGLDADRPVWRVNWSITETDELFLPGDRAQRAFDPAEPVGSGLFLRLERQTLRRLPQSGDILFTIHTSVRPLGDAIVRPDHAAALAARIREMPERMSRYKGFHLMGMPLLAWLDRLAAAQVRVAAPG is encoded by the coding sequence ATGAGCGATGATCCCCTTCCGTTTCTCGACGGGCCCTGGCGGTTGTCCATGGGGCTGCGGCGGCTGGAGCCGGACGACTGGCTGCGGGTCGACGACGCGCACGACGCGCAGATGCGGCTGCGCGACCGGCTGCTGGCCGAACGGCGGGCCGAAGTGGCCGCGGCGCTGCCCGGCAGCGAGGCGGGGTGCGCGGAGACGCTGGCGCTGCTGCTGGAGTTCCTGCCGGAGCGCTTTCCTGAGCGCTGGACGCGGGACGGCCAGGTGATGGTCGACCGGCGGAACGGGCGGCGGGTGGCGCTGGACGGCGAGCCGCCCCTGGTGATCGCCGGCCGGCTGGTGCAGGAGGACCTGTGCCTGATGCGCAAGGGGCCGGACGGCTACGAACTGTCGGCGGCGGTGTTGTGCTTTCCCTCGCACTGGAGGCTGGCCGAGAAGCTCGGCCGGCCGATGGCCGGGATCCACGCCCCGGTGCCGGCGTTCGGCGAGCGGCTGGGCCCCACGGTCGACCGGTTCATGGCCGGCCTCGACGCCGACCGGCCGGTCTGGCGGGTGAACTGGTCGATCACCGAGACCGACGAGCTGTTCCTACCCGGCGACCGCGCGCAGCGGGCGTTCGACCCGGCGGAGCCGGTCGGCTCCGGCCTGTTCCTGCGCCTCGAACGGCAGACCCTGCGGCGCCTGCCGCAAAGTGGCGACATCCTGTTCACCATCCACACCTCGGTGCGGCCGCTCGGCGATGCGATCGTCCGGCCGGACCACGCCGCCGCCCTGGCCGCCCGGATCCGCGAGATGCCCGAGCGGATGAGCCGCTACAAGGGCTTCCACCTGATGGGAATGCCCCTCCTGGCCTGGCTCGACCGGCTGGCCGCCGCCCAGGTCCGGGTGGCCGCTCCAGGGTAG
- a CDS encoding DUF1192 domain-containing protein, translating to MRDDDELPARPSRDLVVPARLDGMSVDEMTSLRDRLRKEIARLEDEIARRSDVRRAAEALFKKPGS from the coding sequence ATGCGCGACGACGACGAACTCCCAGCCCGACCGAGCCGCGACCTGGTCGTTCCGGCCCGGCTCGACGGCATGTCGGTCGACGAGATGACCAGCCTGCGCGACCGGCTGCGCAAGGAGATCGCCCGGCTGGAAGACGAGATCGCGAGGCGCTCGGATGTCCGCCGCGCCGCCGAGGCCCTGTTCAAGAAGCCAGGGAGCTGA
- a CDS encoding transglutaminase family protein, whose product MRFEIVHQTVYRFHRPVELGEHRLMIRPRDSHDLRLVEATLQIEPPSALRWVHDVFGNSIALASFAGRHDGLSITSRLVLERFARQPQSLEVDPKAACYPFAYGASDRLDLGATTRMEDPAGRDALRGWTSGFLPGRRAETLDLLTRMASAIRAEFTYEPRAAEGTQAARETLRRRSGTCRDFAMLLIEAARHLGLGARFVTGYLYDPALDPQAADEPSAPIRGAASTHAWAEVYLPGAGWIEFDPTNGTVASGDLIRVAVTRSPSQALPVSGTFLGSRNDAAGMEVTVRIRAIA is encoded by the coding sequence GTGCGCTTCGAGATCGTCCACCAGACCGTCTACCGGTTCCACCGGCCCGTGGAACTGGGCGAGCACCGGCTGATGATCCGCCCGCGCGACAGCCACGACCTGCGCCTGGTCGAGGCGACCCTGCAGATCGAGCCGCCATCGGCCCTGCGCTGGGTCCATGACGTGTTCGGCAACTCGATCGCCCTGGCAAGCTTTGCTGGCCGGCATGACGGCCTCTCCATCACCAGCCGCCTGGTGCTGGAGCGGTTTGCGCGGCAGCCGCAGAGCCTCGAGGTCGACCCCAAGGCCGCCTGCTATCCCTTCGCCTATGGCGCCTCCGACCGTCTGGACCTGGGTGCCACGACCCGGATGGAGGACCCGGCGGGCCGGGACGCGCTGCGCGGCTGGACGAGTGGCTTCCTGCCTGGCCGACGGGCCGAGACCCTCGACCTGCTGACCCGGATGGCCAGCGCGATCCGCGCCGAGTTCACCTATGAGCCGCGCGCCGCGGAAGGGACCCAGGCCGCCAGGGAGACCCTGCGCCGGCGCTCGGGCACCTGCCGGGACTTCGCCATGCTGCTGATCGAGGCGGCCCGCCATCTGGGCCTGGGGGCAAGGTTCGTGACCGGCTACCTGTACGATCCGGCGCTGGACCCGCAGGCGGCAGACGAGCCGTCCGCGCCGATCCGCGGGGCAGCCTCGACCCATGCCTGGGCCGAGGTCTATCTGCCCGGCGCCGGCTGGATCGAGTTCGATCCGACCAACGGCACGGTGGCCAGCGGCGACCTGATCCGGGTCGCGGTGACCCGCAGCCCCAGCCAGGCCCTGCCGGTGAGCGGCACCTTCCTCGGCTCCAGGAACGATGCCGCGGGCATGGAGGTGACCGTCCGGATCCGGGCGATCGCCTGA
- a CDS encoding NUDIX hydrolase, translating to MRFCSSCGARIGLATPSGDDRERFVCTGCATVHYVNPKIVVGSVCTLGDRLLLCRRAIEPRVGYWTIPAGWMEVGETAEQGAIREAWEEACARIEIEGLIAVYSIPRIDQVQILYRARLLDADVAAGPESQEVRLVGWDEIPWDELAFPTVTWVLRRASELRGQEQWTTGFNPEPI from the coding sequence GTGCGTTTCTGCTCCAGCTGCGGTGCCAGGATCGGCCTGGCCACTCCCTCGGGCGACGATCGCGAGCGGTTCGTGTGCACCGGCTGCGCGACGGTCCACTACGTCAACCCGAAGATCGTGGTGGGATCGGTCTGCACGCTGGGCGACCGGCTGTTGCTGTGCCGGCGGGCGATCGAGCCCCGGGTCGGATACTGGACGATCCCGGCCGGCTGGATGGAAGTCGGCGAGACGGCCGAGCAGGGGGCGATCCGTGAAGCCTGGGAGGAAGCCTGCGCCCGGATCGAGATCGAGGGACTGATCGCGGTCTATTCCATCCCGCGCATCGACCAGGTGCAGATCCTTTACCGCGCCAGGCTGCTGGACGCCGACGTGGCCGCCGGCCCGGAAAGCCAGGAGGTCAGGCTGGTCGGGTGGGACGAGATCCCCTGGGACGAGCTGGCCTTTCCGACCGTGACCTGGGTATTACGGCGCGCGTCCGAGTTGCGCGGCCAGGAGCAGTGGACGACCGGCTTCAATCCCGAGCCGATCTGA
- the gpt gene encoding xanthine phosphoribosyltransferase has translation MADQARRYFPVHWDQLHRDAKALSWRLAGLGPWTGIIAVTRGGLVPAHIVARELDVRMIDTIGISSYDHQDQREPQIVKPCAAAGDGKGWLVIDDLVDTGQTGRIVRQLLPNAHFATIYAKPLGRPLVDTFITEVSQDTWILFPWDMEASYAKPIAQMSLPS, from the coding sequence ATGGCCGATCAAGCGCGCCGCTACTTCCCGGTCCACTGGGACCAGCTTCACCGCGATGCCAAGGCACTTTCCTGGCGGCTGGCGGGGCTGGGCCCGTGGACCGGCATCATCGCGGTCACCCGGGGCGGCCTGGTGCCGGCGCACATCGTCGCCCGGGAGCTCGACGTCCGGATGATCGACACGATCGGGATCTCCTCCTACGACCACCAGGACCAGCGCGAGCCGCAGATCGTGAAGCCCTGCGCCGCCGCCGGCGACGGCAAGGGCTGGCTGGTGATCGACGACCTGGTGGACACGGGCCAGACCGGCCGGATCGTCCGCCAGCTCCTTCCCAACGCCCATTTTGCCACGATCTACGCCAAGCCGCTTGGCCGGCCGCTGGTCGACACCTTCATCACCGAGGTCAGCCAGGACACCTGGATCCTGTTCCCCTGGGACATGGAAGCCAGCTACGCCAAGCCGATCGCGCAGATGTCCCTGCCCAGCTGA
- a CDS encoding terminase small subunit — protein sequence MAELTEKQASFVVAYTSTPDAIGNASAAARIAGYSVNSAGEIGRQLLEKPHIIAAVRQAIRDQISLSLAGKAVRYLEALVDDETAPKKVRLDAAKTILDRAGIAAMPVQLTDDQPKSLKEMSIDELRALINEAEHDAADRAVPVLQS from the coding sequence ATGGCTGAGCTTACCGAGAAGCAAGCAAGCTTCGTCGTCGCATATACCAGCACACCCGACGCTATCGGTAATGCGAGCGCTGCTGCCCGGATTGCTGGATACTCCGTAAATAGTGCGGGGGAAATTGGTCGGCAGCTACTTGAAAAGCCTCATATTATCGCTGCTGTACGGCAGGCGATTCGCGACCAGATATCACTGAGTCTCGCGGGAAAGGCAGTGCGGTACCTCGAAGCGCTCGTGGACGATGAGACCGCACCGAAGAAGGTGCGGCTGGATGCTGCTAAGACCATACTCGATCGGGCAGGGATAGCCGCCATGCCTGTGCAACTCACGGATGATCAGCCTAAATCGTTGAAGGAGATGAGCATCGATGAATTGCGAGCTCTGATCAATGAAGCCGAGCATGATGCTGCAGACCGTGCGGTGCCGGTGCTACAGTCGTAG